The following coding sequences are from one Triticum dicoccoides isolate Atlit2015 ecotype Zavitan chromosome 4A, WEW_v2.0, whole genome shotgun sequence window:
- the LOC119283404 gene encoding uncharacterized protein LOC119283404, with product MVSSTTASPSFPHGLTASPTLAHAHAEQSGRRKAENRGWRRRSRSDFRAHPSAPSLPAGFRPPSLTSDLRPLPLRVVDLRPPSRRRAHRRTPPWSKTEAAADAQGCSKVPTLVLVKLTYLKQILMLLLTVLARKRTKVQRHGHTSQFRMMIRIMLTEQVFIPEFVLSSSACACIGQVFVPEFLHVV from the exons ATGGTTTCA TCCACCACGGCCTCACCCTCGTTCCCTCACGGCCTCACGGCCTCACCCACCCTCGCGCACGCACACGCAGAGCAGAGTGGACGGAGGAAGGCGGAGAACAGAGGATGGCGGCGGCGCTCTAGGTCAGACTTCCGCGCGCATCCATCTGCTCCGTCGCTCCCCGCAGGCTTCCGCCCTCCGTCGCTGACCTCCGACCTCCGCCCTCTACCCCTTCGCGTCGTTGACCTCCGCCCTCCCTCGCGCCGTCGAGCGCACCGGCGCACGCCTCCGTGGAGCAAGACAGAAGCCGCCGCCGACGCACAAGG GTGTTCGAAAGTGCCAACCTTGGTGCTGGTCAAGCTTACTTACCTGAAACAAATCCTGATGTTACTCCTGACCGTGTTAGCAAGAAAAAGAACAAAAGTTCAAAGGCATGGACACACTTCACAGTTCAGAATGATGATTCGAATCATGCTAACTGAACAAGTTTTTATTCCAGAATTTGTGTTGAGCAGTTCTGCTTGTGCTTGTATTGGACAAGTTTTTGTTCCAGAATTTCTTCATGTGGTTTGA